In Rhinopithecus roxellana isolate Shanxi Qingling chromosome 4, ASM756505v1, whole genome shotgun sequence, a single genomic region encodes these proteins:
- the TRMT11 gene encoding tRNA (guanine(10)-N2)-methyltransferase homolog isoform X4: MAPSCTLNRYLLLMAQEHLEFRLPEIKSLLSLFGGQFASSQETYGKSPFWILNIPSEDIARNLMKRTVCAKSIFELWGHGQSPEELYSSLKNYPVEKMVPFLHSDSTYKIKIHTFNKTLTQEEKIKRIDALEFLPFEGKVNLKKPQHVFSVLEDYGLDPNRIPENPHNIYFGRWIADGQRELIESYSVKKRHFIGNTSMDAGLSFIMANHGKVKENDIVFDPFVGTGGLLIASAHFGAYVYGTDIDYNTVHGLGKATRKNQKWRGPDENIRANLRQYGLEKYYLDVLVSDASKPSWRKGTYFDAIITDPPYGIRESTRRTGSQKEIPKGIEKCPGSHVPVSLSYHLSDMFLDLLNFAAETLVLGGRLVYWLPVYTPEYTEEMVPWHPCLKLISNCEQKLSSHTSRRLITMEKVQKFENRDQYSHLLSDHFLPYQGHNSFREKYFSGVTKRIAKEEKSTQE; the protein is encoded by the exons ATGGCGCCGTCGTGTACCCTTAACAGGTATCTGCTGCTCATGGCGCAGGAACACCTGGAGTTCCGCCTGCCG GAAATAAAGTCTTTGCTTTCGCTTTTTGGAGGTCAGTTCGCCAGCAGTCAAGAAACTTATGGAAAG tcaCCATTTTGGATTCTTAACATTCCCTCTGAAGATATTGCAAGAAATTTGATGAAACGGACAGTGTGTGCCAA GTCTATATTTGAACTATGGGGTCATGGACAATCTCCTGAGGAGCTGTACAGTTCTCTTAAAAATTACCCTGTGGAGAAGATG gttccatTTCTACATTCGGACtctacatataaaataaagattcacACTTTTAATAAGACATtgacacaagaagagaaaatcaagcGAATAGAT gcACTTGAATTTCTGCCATTTGAAGGAAAAGTGAATTTAAAGAAACCACAACATGTATTCTCTGTTTTGGAGGATTATGGTTTGGACCCAAACCGCATCCCTGAGAATccacataatatttattttggtagATGG ATTGCAGATGGACAGAGAGAGCTTATTGAGTCATACAGTGTCAAAAAGAGACACTTTATTGGAAATACAAGTATGGATGCTGGTTTGTCATTCATTATGGCTAACCAtggaaaagtgaaagaaaatgatattgtctttgatccatttgttggaacag GCGGCCTCCTGATAGCATCTGCTCATTTTGGTGCATATGTATATGGGACAGACATAGACTACAACACAGTTCATGGTTTGG gaAAGGCTACTAGGAAAAACCAGAAATGGAGAGGACCAGATGAAAACATTAGGGCCAATCTTCGTCAATATGGTTTAGAGAAGTATTACCTTGATGTCCTGGTTTCAGATGCATCTAAAccttcctggaggaagggcaCATATTTTGATGCAATCATTACTGATC CTCCATATGGTATCAGAGAATCTACAAGAAGAACAGGTTCACAGAAGGAGATACCAAAGGGGATAGAAAAATG TCCAGGAAGCCATGTTCCTGTTTCCTTGAGTTATCATCTGAGTGATATGTTTCTTGACCTGTTAAACTTCGCAGCTGAGACCCTCGTGTTAGGTGGAAGACTAGTCTATTGGTTGCCGGTGTATACGCCAGA GTACACTGAAGAGATGGTGCCTTGGCACCCTTGCCTGAAACTCATTAGCAACTGCGAGCAGAAGCTTTCCAGTCACACATCAAGGCGCTTGATCACAATGGAAAAGGTGCAGAAATTTGAG
- the TRMT11 gene encoding tRNA (guanine(10)-N2)-methyltransferase homolog isoform X5, with translation MAPSCTLNRYLLLMAQEHLEFRLPEIKSLLSLFGGQFASSQETYGKSPFWILNIPSEDIARNLMKRTVCAKSIFELWGHGQSPEELYSSLKNYPVEKMVPFLHSDSTYKIKIHTFNKTLTQEEKIKRIDALEFLPFEGKVNLKKPQHVFSVLEDYGLDPNRIPENPHNIYFGRWIADGQRELIESYSVKKRHFIGNTSMDAGLSFIMANHGKVKENDIVFDPFVGTGGLLIASAHFGAYVYGTDIDYNTVHGLGKATRKNQKWRGPDENIRANLRQYGLEKYYLDVLVSDASKPSWRKGTYFDAIITDPPYGIRESTRRTGSQKEIPKGIEKCPGSHVPVSLSYHLSDMFLDLLNFAAETLVLGGRLVYWLPVYTPEYTEEMVPWHPCLKLISNCEQKLSSHTSRRLITMEKVQKFENPDGDLGGVSSEVPPSCLF, from the exons ATGGCGCCGTCGTGTACCCTTAACAGGTATCTGCTGCTCATGGCGCAGGAACACCTGGAGTTCCGCCTGCCG GAAATAAAGTCTTTGCTTTCGCTTTTTGGAGGTCAGTTCGCCAGCAGTCAAGAAACTTATGGAAAG tcaCCATTTTGGATTCTTAACATTCCCTCTGAAGATATTGCAAGAAATTTGATGAAACGGACAGTGTGTGCCAA GTCTATATTTGAACTATGGGGTCATGGACAATCTCCTGAGGAGCTGTACAGTTCTCTTAAAAATTACCCTGTGGAGAAGATG gttccatTTCTACATTCGGACtctacatataaaataaagattcacACTTTTAATAAGACATtgacacaagaagagaaaatcaagcGAATAGAT gcACTTGAATTTCTGCCATTTGAAGGAAAAGTGAATTTAAAGAAACCACAACATGTATTCTCTGTTTTGGAGGATTATGGTTTGGACCCAAACCGCATCCCTGAGAATccacataatatttattttggtagATGG ATTGCAGATGGACAGAGAGAGCTTATTGAGTCATACAGTGTCAAAAAGAGACACTTTATTGGAAATACAAGTATGGATGCTGGTTTGTCATTCATTATGGCTAACCAtggaaaagtgaaagaaaatgatattgtctttgatccatttgttggaacag GCGGCCTCCTGATAGCATCTGCTCATTTTGGTGCATATGTATATGGGACAGACATAGACTACAACACAGTTCATGGTTTGG gaAAGGCTACTAGGAAAAACCAGAAATGGAGAGGACCAGATGAAAACATTAGGGCCAATCTTCGTCAATATGGTTTAGAGAAGTATTACCTTGATGTCCTGGTTTCAGATGCATCTAAAccttcctggaggaagggcaCATATTTTGATGCAATCATTACTGATC CTCCATATGGTATCAGAGAATCTACAAGAAGAACAGGTTCACAGAAGGAGATACCAAAGGGGATAGAAAAATG TCCAGGAAGCCATGTTCCTGTTTCCTTGAGTTATCATCTGAGTGATATGTTTCTTGACCTGTTAAACTTCGCAGCTGAGACCCTCGTGTTAGGTGGAAGACTAGTCTATTGGTTGCCGGTGTATACGCCAGA GTACACTGAAGAGATGGTGCCTTGGCACCCTTGCCTGAAACTCATTAGCAACTGCGAGCAGAAGCTTTCCAGTCACACATCAAGGCGCTTGATCACAATGGAAAAGGTGCAGAAATTTGAG